DNA from Leucobacter aridicollis:
GCCTGGTCGTTGCGGGCGTGTCCGCCCCAGCGAGCCGAGAAGATTCCCGGGCTGCCGCCGAGCACCTCGACCGCGATGCCCGAGTCGTCCGCGAGCGCAGGCAGGCCAGTGTGTGCCGCCGCGGCGCGCGCCTTCAGGAGCGCGTTCGCCTCGAAGCTCAGTCCGTCCTCAACCGGCTCCGGGCCGTCGTAGCCGACGAGCTCGATCCCCGGGATCAGCGGCTCAAGGACGGCCCGCAGCTCGACGAGCTTGTTGGCGTTGTGCGATGCAAGAACAAGGGTGCGTGACATGGGTGACTCCAAACGTTTCTACCGTGCGCTGTTCCCCAACAGCGCTCGGCGTCAAATTAGTCCGCGGGCGACGCGACTTAGCCGGCGAGCGCGCCCTGCTGCAGTGCCGCGAGCTCGGACGTGCTCACGAGCGCGAGATCGAGCAGCGAGTTCAGCTCGGCGCGGTTGAACGGCGTGCCCTCGGCCGTGCCCTGTACCTCAACGAAGTCTCCGGCCCCGGTCACGACGACGTTCATGTCGGTCTCGGCGCCCGAGTCCTCGATGTAATTGAGGTCGCTGACGGGTGTGCCGTCGACGATCCCGACGGAGACCGCCGCGACCGTATCGATGAGCGGCTTCGCGTTGCGCGCGATGTGTCCGTTCGCGCGCGCCCACTCGACGGCGTCAGCGAGCGCGACGTAGGCGCCCGTGATCGACGCGGTGCGGGTGCCGCCGTCGGCCTGCAGGACGTCGCAGTCGATGACGACGGTGTTTTCTCCGAGCGCCTTGGTATCAATGATCGCGCGCAGGCTCCGGCCGATCAGGCGCGAAATCTCGTGCGTGCGGCCACCGATCTTGCCCCGGACGGACTCGCGCTGCATGCGCTCGTTCGTCGAGCGCGGCAGCATCGAGTACTCGGCGGTCACCCAGCCGGTGCCCTTGCCCATCAGCCACCGCGGCACTCCGGGAGTGAACGAGGCCGTGCAGAGCACCTTCGTGTTACCGAAGGAGATCAGCGCGGATCCCTCGGCCTGCGCGCTCCAACCGCGCTCAATCGTGACCGGGCGCATCTCGCCTGGGGTGCGTCCGTCAACGCGGGTGATCTCGGTCATGTGTCCTCCGAACGGTAGAAACGATGTGGGCTAGCGATGGCGGCGGGCCTAGATGCTGGCTGCGTGGGCCTTGCCGTTGACGACTGGGTCGAGCGAGTCGCCGCCGATCCCGAGCATGCGACGCGCGAGGCGAACGAACTCGCTCGTGTCCCCGCCCGTCGTCTCGTAGCGGATCGTGGGCGGCCCGGCCGCCGGATCCCGCAGCAAATGGTGCTCGGTGAGCTTCTCGAAGACAAGATTCGCCGTCTCGATATCGCTCGACACGAGCGCGACGTCTGGGCCGACGACCTGCCTGAGTGCTCCGCGCAGGAATGGGTAGTGCGTGCAGCCGAGCACGAGCGTGTCGATCTGGTTCGCGATGAGCGGCGCGAGATATTCCTCGGCGACCCGCAGCGTCTCGGGCCCACTCGTCTGGCCCGCCTCGACGAGTTCGACGAACCGCGGGCACGCCTGCGACGTCAGCGTCACCTCGGGGCTCGCGGCGAAGTGCTCGTTGTACGCGCCGGATTGGATCGTCGCCGTCGTACCGATCAGCCCGATCCGACCGTTGCGGGTAATCGAGAGCGCGCTGCGCGCCGTCGGGCCGATCACCTCGACGACAGGCACGTCGTACCGCTCGTACGCGTCGCGGAGCACGGCGGCCGAGGCCGTGTTGCATGCGATCACGAGCATCTTCACGCCGGACTCGACGAGGCTGTCGAGAATGCCGAGCGCGAGCTTGCGAACCTCGGCGATCGGCCGGGGTCCGTAGGGCGTGTGCGCGGTATCCGCGGCATAGAGGATCGACTCGTTCGGCAGCTGATCCCGAATCGCGCGTGCGACCGTGAGACCCCCAACGCCCGAGTCGAATACGCCGATGGGAGCATCGGCGGAGATGGTGCGTGTACTCACGGGTGCAAGCTTACCGGCTGGGCGGGGGCGACCATATTCGGCCGGGAGGGCCGCGCGAGCGTGGCCAGGCCCGTAGGCGTGGCCACGCCCGTGGGCGTTGCCAAGCGCGCGAATGTGCGCCGCGTCACTTGATCCACGTCTTGCGATGAAAAGCCGTGAGCCCGTGCTCAGCGATCCCCGCGTAGTGCGCGGCGGCGCCGTAGCCCTTATTGGAGCCCCAGGCATAATGCGGGTGCTCCTCGTGCGCGGCTCGCATCACGGCATCGCGGGCCACCTTCGCCCGCACCGACGCCGCCGCGACGCTCGCGCATGCCCGGTCAGCGCCGACCCGGGTGACGATGTTCAGTGGCGCCCGCAGCACCGGCGTGAGCCAGTCGTGCGAGCCGTCGAGCACGATCAGCGCTCGGTCGACGGGCACACCGGCCGTGTGCAGTTCGAGCAGGGCCCGCCTGGCAGACTCGCCGAGCATCGCGGTGATCCCGCGCTCATCGATCTCGGCCGCAGTCGCGAACCCAACGGCTCCAGGCCCCCACTCGGCGACAAGCGGGGCGATCGCTTCGCGCTTCTTCTCGCTGAGCAGCTTTGAGTCGCGCAGTCCCTCAGGGAACGTCTCGACGCCAGCGAGCACCGCGTGCGCGCCAACGGCGACGGGCCCCGCGATCGCGCCGCGACCCACCTCGTCGAGTCCGATGATGAGCTCGGTGCCTGCCGCGAAGGCGGCGAGTTCGACGTCGAGCGTCGGATCCTTGCTGAGCGCGGCCGTACTACTCGGCACGAGCCTCATCGACTCCGGTGAACGTGGAGTCCGGGCGGTTCATCCAGCCGAACCGGTCGAGCGGCCAGTTCAACAGGAACGCCCGGCCGACGATCTCGGACTCGGCGACGAAGCCCTTGCCAGGCTGATCCTGGTTGTAGCGCGAGTCCTTGCTTGCGTAGCGGTTGTCGCCGAGCACCCACACCGAGCCCTCAGGGACCGTCACGTCAAAGTCGATGTCCGAGGCGCGGGTCTTGCCCTCCGGGATCACGATGTACGGCTCGTCCAGCGGGACGCCGTTGACCTCGACGCGACCGTTCGCGTCGCAGCAGGTCACGCGGTCGCCGCCAACGCCAATCACGCGCTTCACGACATAGTCGTGGGACGTGTCAGCCGCGAGTCCGACGGCCTGCAGCAGCTGCTCGAAGGGGCTCGGCGTCGTCGCCATCGCCTTCGGGTACAGCCAGCCGCCCGGATCCTGGAATACGACGACGTCGCCCCGCTGCACGTCGACCATGTTCGGAACGAGCTGGTTCACGAGAATGCGGTCGTTCACCTGGAGGGTCTCCTCCATCGAACTCGACGGGATATAGAAGCTTCGCACCAGGAAGCTCTTCAGCAGGAAGGAGATCAGGAATGCGACGACCAAGATGATCACGAGGTCCCGCAGGAAACCCAGCAGGCCTCCCCGTCGTCGTTCCGCAGTGTCGCTCATAGATGCTCACATTCTTCGTCGCAGACCGCGTGCGGAACGCGCACGGCATTATCAACAGTACCGACAGTTCAGGCCCCCAGCCTGTGAAGCGGCGGAGGGCCTGAACTCAAAAAGCGATACGCTTACGCGTCGCGCTTCTCCTTGATCTTCGCCTTCTTGCCGGTGAGGCCACGGAGGTAGTAGAGCTTCGCACGGCGAACGTCGCCGCGCGAAACGACCTCGATCTGCTCGATCGTCGGCGAGTGCACGGGGAACTTACGCTCCACGCCCACCTGGAAGCTGATCTTGCGAACGGTGAAGGTCTCACGAACGCCCTCGCCGTGACGCGAGATAACGACGCCCTGGAACACCTGGACACGCGAGCGGTTACCCTCGACGATGTTCACGTGAACCTTGACGGTGTCACCTGCGCGGAAATCGGGGATGTCGCTCTTGAGCGACGGGGCATCGACGTGGTCGAGCTTCTGCATGATGATCTCTCTCTGCGCCCGCCGCAAGTCGGTACGCGGAATAATTGTTCAAAGAATTTGCGTGCGTTCACGGTGAGTGCGAAACCCTTGCGGCAGAGTCGCACCGTGGCACAAGGATCTATTATGCCACATCGTGGGTTGGGGACGCATCACCCCTTGCCAGCGCGCCGAACCCGGTGTCGCGCCGTGACGAACGCACCGTTCGTTCCCTGCTCGATGAGCTCGAGGTCGAGACGGCGCGGGAGTAGCGGGCGCCCGCGCCCGAGCGTCACTGGCGCTATTGAGAGGTGCACCTCGTCGAGCAGTCCTGCGTCGGCGAACTGGCCGGCGAGCTCGCCGCCGCCGACCACCCAGAGATCCTTCTCGCCCGCCGCTTGGCGCATCGCCTCGTACACCGCCGAGACGTCGCCACGCGCGAAGCGCACGTCGGCGGTGCCGTCGGCTGCGGTGGAAGCGGGCGCGGCAAGGTCGCGGGTCGTGAGCACCCAGGCCGGCATCTCGTAGCTCCAGCCCCCGTTGGCGAGGACCCACTCGTAGGTGGTCGAACCCATCGCGATCGCGCCAATGTTCGCGATGAACGAGTCGTAGTCGTTGCCGCCGCCCGGTTCCTGCGCGTGCGAGAGCAGCCAGTCAAGGGAGTCGTGTTCGTCGGCGATAAAGCCGTCGAGTGACGAGGCGACGTAGTAGATAAGACGAGACATGAAAGTCCTTTCGGCGTGAATGATGATCGTTGAGTGGGCGCTTATGCTTCCCCGCGGCGGGCGCGGAGCCAGAGGATCGGATCGCCCGCGTCGCGCTCGAGTCCGTGCTCAGCGAGCATGCCCCGCGCGACCTCACGGCGGTGCGCGCCGTAGTGCAGCACGTGAGCGACGACGCCGCTGAGCTGAAAGCTTTCGGGCGGCACGCAGAGCGCGTCGATCACCCGGTCCTGCCAGGCTCCGCCACGGTCGATCTCGCGCACCCGCGCGATCCATCCGGCCGTCACTGCCTCGTGCCGGTGCGCGAGATCGGCCATCACCCGGGGCGCGTCGAGTGCCACCGGGGTCGGCGCCGTTCTGCCGTCGAGCACAGCGAGCCACGTCTCCTTTGCATACACGAGCCCCGCGAGCACCGCCACGATGCTCGGCTCATCGCCCGCCCAATCGAGCACCCGCTGCCCCGGCCGTTGCGCACGCACGACGACGTCCGTCGGCAGCGTCGCCGCGAACGCGATCAGGGCGGCCGTATCGTCGGCGTCGTGCAGCAGTTGCTGCTCAAGGAGTGGGTTTGCTGGGGTGCGCTGCTCCTCGATCCAGATCGACATCGGCGGATGGAAGTGGATGCCGTTCGCGCTCGGCAGCCAGTGGCCTGCTCCGTGCGCGCTCGGCGGGTGGCCGAAGGCCTTGGAATACGCCCTGCTGAAGCCCTCCGCAGAGTCGTAGCCGGCCGCAATCGCCGCGTCGAGCACGCTCGCCCCGTCGCGCAGCTGCCACGCGGCTCGCTCGAGGAGCACGCGACGCCGCAGCGCCGCCGGCGACTCCCCCGCCGCCGCCGAGACCGTGCGCGCGAAGTGGAACCGCGACGCGTGAGCCGCCCCCGCCATGTCGTCGAGGGTGCGGTTTGGCTCGTCGAGCACTGCATCAAGTAGCTCGCGGAGGCGGTCTGGCCCGGAAGTGGTCATGACTCTAGTGTGACCTGCCGCGCACGGCAGCGCATGACCGATCTTGCGCACTCGCCCGGCGCGGGTCGCGCGGCAGGCGGGGCCGTCGCCCCCGGGAGCCGGAGGCGAGTCTCGCCCACGGGCGTCGGTCGTACCTGAGAGGATCGAAGCATGGCGAATCTCGACCACACCACCCAGACTCAGGCACTCGCGGTACTGCGGCAGCTCACCGGCGCCGCCGACGCCGAGTTCCATCCTGGCCAGTTCGAGGCCATCAGCACGCTCGTCGACGAAGGTCGGCGCGCCCTCGTCGTGCAGCGCACCGGGTGGGGGAAGTCCGCGGTCTACTTCGTCGCGACAGCGCTGCTGCGCGCACGTGGCGCCGGGCCGACGCTGCTCGTCTCGCCGCTGCTCGCGCTCATGCGCGACCAGGTCGCTGCGGCCGAGCGTGCGGGGGTTCGCGCCGCCGCGATCAACTCCGCGACGGCCGAGGAGTGGGAGGACATCGAGGTTCGCCTTGCGCGCGACGAAATCGACGTGCTGCTCGTCTCGCCCGAGCGACTGAACAACCCTCGCTTCCGCGACACCCAGTTGCCGACCATCCTGGCGCGCATGGGGCTCATGGTGATCGACGAAGCGCACTGCATCTCGGACTGGGGCCACGACTTCCGCCCCGACTACCGCCGCATCGCAGCGCTACTCGCGAGCCTCGACAGGCACGTGCCTGTGCTCGCAACGACCGCGACGGCAAACGCGCGCGTCGTCGCCGATGTCGCTGAGCAGCTCGGTGACGACGTGCTCACGCTGCGCGGCACGCTCGCCCGCGACTCGTTGCGCCTCGGCTGCCTGCGCCTGCCCTCGGCAGAGGCGCGGCTCGCCTGGCTCGTGGAGCACCTCGGCGGCTTCTCCGGCAGCGGGATCGTCTACGCCCTCACAGTCTCCGCGGCGGAAGACACCGCCCTGCTGCTGCGCGACGCCGGGTACGAGGTCGCGGCATACACCGGCCGCACCGACCCAGAGGAGCGCGCGCACCTCGAGGCCGCGCTCAAGAACAACGAGGTGAAAGCGCTCATCGCTACGAGCGCGCTCGGCATGGGCTTCGACAAGCCCGACCTGGGATTCGTGCTCCATCTCGGGGCGCCGTCCTCACCCGTGGCGTACTACCAGCAGGTTGGGCGCGCGGGGCGCGGCACCGCACACGCCGACGTCCTCCTGCTCCCCGGGGCCGAGGACGCCGCCATCTGGCGCTACTTCGCGACGGCGTCGATGCCCGATCCTGATCGCGCGCACGCGGTGATCGAGGCGCTCGGCGCCCCAGACTCGCCCCCGCTCTCCACGCCGGCGCTCGAAGCCAGGGTCGATCTGCGGCGCACGCAACTCGACCTGCTGCTCAAAGTGCTCGACGTTGATGGCGCGGTGAATCGCGTCTCGGGAGGTTGGACGGCGACCGGCGCACCGTGGGAGTACGACGCCGAGCGCTACCGGCGCATCGCGGCTGCTCGCGAGGCCGAGCAGGCGGCGATGCTGCGCTACGAACGCGGCGAGGCGTGCCGTATGGCCGAGCTGCAACGCGAACTCGACGATCCGACCGCGGCAGACTGCGGCCGCTGCGACGTCTGCGCGGGGCCCTGGTATCCGACCGGCGTGACCGGTGACGCCGCGGCACGGGCGACGACTCGACTGCAGCAGGCGGGCGTGCCCATCGAACCGCGAGGGCAATGGCCGACCGGCGCGGACCGGCGCGGCGTCAACGTTCGCGGGCGCATCGCGCAGGACGAACGCGCCGAACCCGGCCGCGTCGTCGCCCGCCTCACCGACCTGGGCTGGGGTGGGCCTCTCCGGGAGCTCTTCGCGGCAGGAGCGCCGGATCAGGCGATCCCGGAGTCGCTCCTCGGCGCCGTCCTCACCACGCTACGCGACTGGCCATGGGAGGCGCGCCCGGTCGGCGTGGTCGCCATGCCCTCCCTCAGCAGGCCGACACTCATCACCAGCACCGCGACAGCGATCGCGGAGCGCGGTAAGCTGCCGTTCCTCGGGACGCTGGACTTCGCAGACGACCGCCCAGCAACCGGCCCCGGCGGCAACAGCGCGTTCAGGCTGGCGTCGGTGTGGGGGCGCTGGGCGGTCGGGCCGGAGCTCGCCGGCCTCGTGGCGCGCGCCCCAGGACCGCTCCTGCTCGTCGACGACCTCGTGGATAGCCGCTGGTCGTTCACCGTCGCCGCGCGCGAGCTGCGCCTGGCCGGAGCGCCGCAGGTGCTGCCGCTCGCCCTGGCGTCGGTCGGATAGGCCGGGCGCCCGGGTCGTCGCCGTGCCGAATCGGTCCGTGACTTCGCCCGGTCACACACGTTAGGCTGCAGCCATGGACAGCACAGCTGCACAGAACCTCGGCGATCCGGGCCTACACGAGCTCGGGATCGACGATGCGCCCGCCGCTGACACCGCACCCGTCGAGGGGCGCACCAGGCTCGCCGCGTGGGGGCTCGGGCTCGCCGGAACGCTCGCCTTTGCGACCCTCGTCGTTGGCGCAATCGCCGTCGTCAACTGGGCGCTCCCCTACGTGCACTACATCTACCTGGCGCTCGTCGGCGGGGGCCAGAGCTTCTAGGGCAGGGCTGGGCCTGGCAGGGCTGGGCCTGGCAGGGCAGGGCCGGGCTCGGCAGGGCTGGGCTGGGAGCGGCCTGCTGTCCCCCGCGCGCCCGCATCACCCGCGCCCCCACGGGCCCGCCTCATCCCCAATGGCCCGTCCCACCGGTCCGGCCCGCGCGCCCCGCGCATCCCACGGGCCCACCTCACCGCCGCGGCCTCGCCAAGTGCACACGGTTCCTGCAGGTGCACACGGTTTCTACGCGAAAAAAGCGTGTACATCCGCGGGTTTCGTGTACATCCGCCGGTCCGGGCGGGCGCCAAGCGTCAGGTCTGGCAGCCGGGGCACCAGTAGAGCTTGCGGTTACCCATCTCCTCGAGCTTGATGTTCGCCCCGCAGCGCTTACACGGGGTGCCTTCCAGCTTGTACACCCAGTGCCGTTCATCGCGATCGACGAGCGCCTTCTGATAGGCGTCCCCGACGAGGCCGTCGATCGTGATCATCTGGCCGACGGTGATGCCGATCTCGAGCAGGTGAGCCCAGTCGTCCCAGAGCGCTTCGAGCACGGTCCGGTCGAGCGTGTTAGCGGGCGTGTGCGGGTCGAGCTCCGCGCGAAACAGCATCTCGGCGCGATACACGTTGCCGATTCCGGCGACCACGGCCTGGTCCATCAGTACGAGGCCGATCGCCGTCTTCTTCTTGCCTGCGCGTTCGACGAACCGCTCGCGCTCCTCAGGGCCGTCGGCATTCGCCGGGTCGGGCCCAAGTCGCTGGATCACCCTGTCGACCTCTGCCGGGGTGAGCACCTCGCAGGCGGTCGGCCCGCGAAGGTCCGCGCACACCGTCTCGTTGAGCAGCCGCACGCGCACCGCGCCGACGGGCTCGGGCGGGAACGCCTCGAGCAGATCGCCCTCTTTGTCGGCCTCGGCCATGCGAACGCGCGTGCGCCGCGGGGCGCCGATCGACGTCACCGAGTCCTCGCCGAGGCTGTCGAGCGGCGCGTCGACCGCGGCAAGCGTGCGTTCGCGGAGCGCGTCGCTGCCCTTGGTCCCGCTGCCGACGTGTTCGCCGGTCTGGCCGAGCTTTGAGTGCCCGGGCGTCTGGCCGTGGATCTGGATCGAGGGGTCGACCCGCACCTCGCCCGAGAAATCCCAGGCGCCGTAGATGCCGAGGTGGATCCGCAGCCACAGGTCGCCCTCGAACTCGAGGAACATCTGTTTCCCGACAGCGCGGGCGTCGAGCATCTTGCGCCCGTCGAGCTCGGCCGCGCCCTCGACGAAGCGCCCTTGTGGGCTCGACACCTCGGGTGCCGTGCCCACAAAGTTCGCTGAGAACTGCCGCGCGATTCGGTGTACGGAGTGACCCTCAGGCATCGCTACAGGCTGTCGACCTGCTTGCCGGCGATCGCGCCGGTCTGCTCGTACTCGCCGAGCTGAGCGATGCGGCGCACGTGGCGCTCGTCGCCAGGGAAGGGCGTGTCGATGAACAGGTCGATGAACTTGATCGCGTCTGCAACCTCGTGCTGGCGAGCGCCGATCGAGATCACGTTCGCGTTGTTGTGCTCGCGCGCGAGCGACGCCGTCGACTCGTTCCACACGAGTGCTGCGCGCACGCCCTGCACCTTGTTCGCAGCCATCTGCTCGCCGTTGCCCGACCCGCCGAACACGACACCCAGGGCCTCGACCCCGTCGCGCTCGTCGCGGGCGACGCCGAGGGCCGCGTTGATGCAGAACGAGGGGTAGTCATCGAGCGCGTCATACTCGGCAGGCCCGTGGTCAATCACCTCGAATCCGCGATCGCGCAGGTGCTGCTGCAGCTGCTGACTGAACTCGAGGCCGGCATGGTCCGTGGCGACGTGAATACGCATGGGACTAAGCCTAGCCAAACTGGGGGCCGACGGTGCGCCCGCGCTTGAGCTCGTAGAACCCGGGCACGCTTGAGGCGGCCGCGATCCCGTCCCACAGCTTCAGGGCCATGTCGCCGGTGGGCGCGGGCGAGACGACGGGCCCGAAGAACGCGACGCCATCGATCGAGATGATCGGAACGCCGACGTCGGGGCCCGCGATGTCAAGCGCGTGCGTCGTGTTCGCGCGCAGCTGCTCGTCACTCGCATCGCTGTCGGCCGCCGAGGCGAGGCCGGCGTCGAGGCCGACCGCGGTGAGGGCCTCCGCGAGAATCGCCTCGACGTCCATGCGACCGCCGGGGTGCACGCGGGTGCCGATCTCGGTGTAGAGCTTGCCGACGACGACGTCGCCCGCTGCGCCCTCCCCCGCTGCGACGCGCGCTGCCTCGACGACGCGCCCGAAGCGGTGTCCGGCTGCGTGGTGATCCGCGTGCGAGTTGTCGGAGTTGCCCTCGTTGATGATCTTCAGGCTGATCGGCCGCCAGACAACGTCAAACCCGCGGGCTTCTGATACTTCCTGCGCCCAACGGCTGGTCATCCAGCACCAGGGGCAGATCGGATCGAAATAGAACTCAACTCTCGGCGTGTTTCCCATGTCCTGATTCTAGGCTGTTTGCTGCAAGAGCAAATCAGCAATTGTCGCGAGAGCTACAGGGGGCCGTTTGAGCATCTGGGAATGGGTGACCAACGCGATCGAGGCGTTCGCCCTCGCAACCGTCGAGTCGCCGTGGGTGCTACTCGTGGTGCTCGCACTGTGCATCATCGACGCCATCTTCCCGCCGGTGCCCTCGGAATCCGTGAT
Protein-coding regions in this window:
- a CDS encoding Fpg/Nei family DNA glycosylase; its protein translation is MPEGHSVHRIARQFSANFVGTAPEVSSPQGRFVEGAAELDGRKMLDARAVGKQMFLEFEGDLWLRIHLGIYGAWDFSGEVRVDPSIQIHGQTPGHSKLGQTGEHVGSGTKGSDALRERTLAAVDAPLDSLGEDSVTSIGAPRRTRVRMAEADKEGDLLEAFPPEPVGAVRVRLLNETVCADLRGPTACEVLTPAEVDRVIQRLGPDPANADGPEERERFVERAGKKKTAIGLVLMDQAVVAGIGNVYRAEMLFRAELDPHTPANTLDRTVLEALWDDWAHLLEIGITVGQMITIDGLVGDAYQKALVDRDERHWVYKLEGTPCKRCGANIKLEEMGNRKLYWCPGCQT
- a CDS encoding ribonuclease HII — its product is MPSSTAALSKDPTLDVELAAFAAGTELIIGLDEVGRGAIAGPVAVGAHAVLAGVETFPEGLRDSKLLSEKKREAIAPLVAEWGPGAVGFATAAEIDERGITAMLGESARRALLELHTAGVPVDRALIVLDGSHDWLTPVLRAPLNIVTRVGADRACASVAAASVRAKVARDAVMRAAHEEHPHYAWGSNKGYGAAAHYAGIAEHGLTAFHRKTWIK
- a CDS encoding RecQ family ATP-dependent DNA helicase, with protein sequence MANLDHTTQTQALAVLRQLTGAADAEFHPGQFEAISTLVDEGRRALVVQRTGWGKSAVYFVATALLRARGAGPTLLVSPLLALMRDQVAAAERAGVRAAAINSATAEEWEDIEVRLARDEIDVLLVSPERLNNPRFRDTQLPTILARMGLMVIDEAHCISDWGHDFRPDYRRIAALLASLDRHVPVLATTATANARVVADVAEQLGDDVLTLRGTLARDSLRLGCLRLPSAEARLAWLVEHLGGFSGSGIVYALTVSAAEDTALLLRDAGYEVAAYTGRTDPEERAHLEAALKNNEVKALIATSALGMGFDKPDLGFVLHLGAPSSPVAYYQQVGRAGRGTAHADVLLLPGAEDAAIWRYFATASMPDPDRAHAVIEALGAPDSPPLSTPALEARVDLRRTQLDLLLKVLDVDGAVNRVSGGWTATGAPWEYDAERYRRIAAAREAEQAAMLRYERGEACRMAELQRELDDPTAADCGRCDVCAGPWYPTGVTGDAAARATTRLQQAGVPIEPRGQWPTGADRRGVNVRGRIAQDERAEPGRVVARLTDLGWGGPLRELFAAGAPDQAIPESLLGAVLTTLRDWPWEARPVGVVAMPSLSRPTLITSTATAIAERGKLPFLGTLDFADDRPATGPGGNSAFRLASVWGRWAVGPELAGLVARAPGPLLLVDDLVDSRWSFTVAARELRLAGAPQVLPLALASVG
- the rplS gene encoding 50S ribosomal protein L19; amino-acid sequence: MQKLDHVDAPSLKSDIPDFRAGDTVKVHVNIVEGNRSRVQVFQGVVISRHGEGVRETFTVRKISFQVGVERKFPVHSPTIEQIEVVSRGDVRRAKLYYLRGLTGKKAKIKEKRDA
- a CDS encoding dihydrofolate reductase family protein; the protein is MSRLIYYVASSLDGFIADEHDSLDWLLSHAQEPGGGNDYDSFIANIGAIAMGSTTYEWVLANGGWSYEMPAWVLTTRDLAAPASTAADGTADVRFARGDVSAVYEAMRQAAGEKDLWVVGGGELAGQFADAGLLDEVHLSIAPVTLGRGRPLLPRRLDLELIEQGTNGAFVTARHRVRRAGKG
- a CDS encoding DsbA family protein, whose product is MGNTPRVEFYFDPICPWCWMTSRWAQEVSEARGFDVVWRPISLKIINEGNSDNSHADHHAAGHRFGRVVEAARVAAGEGAAGDVVVGKLYTEIGTRVHPGGRMDVEAILAEALTAVGLDAGLASAADSDASDEQLRANTTHALDIAGPDVGVPIISIDGVAFFGPVVSPAPTGDMALKLWDGIAAASSVPGFYELKRGRTVGPQFG
- a CDS encoding helix-turn-helix transcriptional regulator, producing the protein MTTSGPDRLRELLDAVLDEPNRTLDDMAGAAHASRFHFARTVSAAAGESPAALRRRVLLERAAWQLRDGASVLDAAIAAGYDSAEGFSRAYSKAFGHPPSAHGAGHWLPSANGIHFHPPMSIWIEEQRTPANPLLEQQLLHDADDTAALIAFAATLPTDVVVRAQRPGQRVLDWAGDEPSIVAVLAGLVYAKETWLAVLDGRTAPTPVALDAPRVMADLAHRHEAVTAGWIARVREIDRGGAWQDRVIDALCVPPESFQLSGVVAHVLHYGAHRREVARGMLAEHGLERDAGDPILWLRARRGEA
- the rph gene encoding ribonuclease PH, whose translation is MTEITRVDGRTPGEMRPVTIERGWSAQAEGSALISFGNTKVLCTASFTPGVPRWLMGKGTGWVTAEYSMLPRSTNERMQRESVRGKIGGRTHEISRLIGRSLRAIIDTKALGENTVVIDCDVLQADGGTRTASITGAYVALADAVEWARANGHIARNAKPLIDTVAAVSVGIVDGTPVSDLNYIEDSGAETDMNVVVTGAGDFVEVQGTAEGTPFNRAELNSLLDLALVSTSELAALQQGALAG
- the lepB gene encoding signal peptidase I, whose amino-acid sequence is MSDTAERRRGGLLGFLRDLVIILVVAFLISFLLKSFLVRSFYIPSSSMEETLQVNDRILVNQLVPNMVDVQRGDVVVFQDPGGWLYPKAMATTPSPFEQLLQAVGLAADTSHDYVVKRVIGVGGDRVTCCDANGRVEVNGVPLDEPYIVIPEGKTRASDIDFDVTVPEGSVWVLGDNRYASKDSRYNQDQPGKGFVAESEIVGRAFLLNWPLDRFGWMNRPDSTFTGVDEARAE
- a CDS encoding ribose-5-phosphate isomerase gives rise to the protein MRIHVATDHAGLEFSQQLQQHLRDRGFEVIDHGPAEYDALDDYPSFCINAALGVARDERDGVEALGVVFGGSGNGEQMAANKVQGVRAALVWNESTASLAREHNNANVISIGARQHEVADAIKFIDLFIDTPFPGDERHVRRIAQLGEYEQTGAIAGKQVDSL
- the murI gene encoding glutamate racemase, giving the protein MSTRTISADAPIGVFDSGVGGLTVARAIRDQLPNESILYAADTAHTPYGPRPIAEVRKLALGILDSLVESGVKMLVIACNTASAAVLRDAYERYDVPVVEVIGPTARSALSITRNGRIGLIGTTATIQSGAYNEHFAASPEVTLTSQACPRFVELVEAGQTSGPETLRVAEEYLAPLIANQIDTLVLGCTHYPFLRGALRQVVGPDVALVSSDIETANLVFEKLTEHHLLRDPAAGPPTIRYETTGGDTSEFVRLARRMLGIGGDSLDPVVNGKAHAASI